In Myripristis murdjan chromosome 9, fMyrMur1.1, whole genome shotgun sequence, the following proteins share a genomic window:
- the LOC115364715 gene encoding LOW QUALITY PROTEIN: arrestin domain-containing protein 4-like (The sequence of the model RefSeq protein was modified relative to this genomic sequence to represent the inferred CDS: inserted 2 bases in 1 codon; deleted 1 base in 1 codon), translating to MTVKQLLLEYIKVNERGTLSPGDTLSGRVTVVTDKETKVQCFLVKAKGKAEVMWPEQDQGTSLVHSDKKTYFYFEDIILQDKXKGNGSMIIGPGKNMYSFTFEIPNRDMPSSYKGKWGKIIYSLRAKLTQSIWQVHKAKTEFPFLTKSEFPFVSKSEMIIIGLKEPQYGTRISFYGSGKVTMNVSSEKMGLKQGETMEVSAEVLNNSAQTVTPKFFLCEKQTFVAQSQRIVHTNAILLGTGESVSAATSRTVSTVLTVPSHLPPTFFNCSKMKLEYRQKVVLTCRQM from the exons ATGACTGTGAAGCAGCTCCTCCTGGAGTACATCAAGGTGAATGAACGTGGCACCCTCTCTCCGGGGGACACCCTCTCTGGGAGAGTCACGGTAGTGACTGACAAGGAAACCAAagtgcagtgttttttggtCAAAGCCAAAGGTAAAGCTGAGGTGATGTGGCCTGAACAGGATCAGGGAACCTCATTGGTGCACAGTGACAAGAAgacatacttttattttgaggaTATTATTCTTCAggataa aaaaggaaatg GTTCTATGATCATCGGCCCTGGGAAAAATATGTATTCGTTCACATTTGAGATTCCAAATAG agatATGCCTTCATCTTACAAGGGGAAATGGGGCAAGATTATATATAGTTTGCGGGCAAAGCTGACCCAGTCAATTTGGCAAGTGCACAAAGCCAAGACCGAGTTTCCTTTTCTAACCAAGTCAGAGTTCCCCTTTGTCTCCAAGTCAGAGATGATCATCATTGGACTGAAG GAGCCACAATATGGGACCAGGATTTCATTCTATGGCTCTGGAAAAGTCACTATGAATGTTAGCTCAGAA AAAATGGGACTTAAGCAAG GTGAAACAATGGAAGTTAGTGCAGAAGTACTCAACAACTCAGCACAAACAGTAACCCCTAAATTCTTCCTCTGTGAAAAGCAGACCTTCGTTGCTCAGTCACAGAGGATAGTGCACACAAATGCCATCTTGCTTGGGACAGGAGAGTCTGTTTCAGCTGCCACCAGTCGGACTGTAAGCACAGTGCTGACTGTGCCCTCACATCTCCCTCCTACCTTCTTCAACTGCTCCAAGATGAAGCTAGAGTACAGACAGAAGGTAGTTTTGACATGCAGACAAATGTAA
- the dimt1l gene encoding dimethyladenosine transferase, translating to MPKVKAEKKSRQHQEVKNQGIMFNTGIGQHILKNPLVVNGIIEKAALRPTDVVLEVGPGTGNMTVKLLEKAKTVVACELDCRLVAELQKRVQCTPMQSKLQILVGDVLKTDLPFFDVCVANLPYQISSPFVFKLLLHRPFFRCAVLMFQREFAMRLVAKPGDKLYCRLSINTQLLARVDHLMKVGKNNFRPPPKVESSVVRIEPKNPPPPINFQEWDGLVRIAFVRKNKTLNAAFKSAAVEQLLEKNYRIHCSLHSVEMPADFSITKKIESVLQDAGFSEKRARSMDIDDFMVLLHAFNSAGIHFS from the exons ATGCCGAAGGTCAAAGCGGAGAAGAAAAGCAGGCAGCACCAAGAAGTGAAGAACCAAG GTATCATGTTCAACACTGGCATTGGTCAGCACATCTTGAAGAATCCCTTGGTTGTCAATGGCATCATTGAAAAG GCTGCTTTGAGGCCGACCGATGTGGTTCTGGAGGTGGGCCCTGGCACAGGTAACATGACCGTGAAACTTCTGGAGAAAGCCAAGACG GTGGTGGCCTGCGAGCTGGATTGCAGATTGGTAGCTGAACTTCAGAAAAGAGTACAGTGCAC ACCCATGCAGAGCAAACTCCAGATACTAGTCGGAGATGTGCTAAAAACAGATCTACCTTTCTTTGACGTCTGCGTGGCTAACTTGCCCTATCAG ATTTCATCACCATTTGTCttcaagctgctgctgcacagaccTTTCTTCCG GTGTGCCGTGTTGATGTTCCAGAGGGAGTTCGCCATGCGTTTGGTCGCCAAACCTGGAGACAAGCTCTACTGCAGACTGTCCATCAACACGCAGCTGCTGGCCCGTGTAGACCATCTTATGAAG GTGGGGAAGAATAATTTCCGTCCTCCTCCTAAAGTGGAGTCAAGCGTCGTCAGGATAGAACCGAAAAACCCTCCTCCTCCAATCAACTTCCAG GAGTGGGATGGTCTGGTCAGAATTGCctttgtgaggaaaaacaaaacgctGAATGCAGCTTTCAA GTCTGCTGCGGTGGAGCAGCTGTTGGAAAAGAACTACAGAATTCACTGCTCTCTGCACAGTGTG GAAATGCCCGCAGACTTCAGCATCACCAAGAAGATCGAGAGTGTCCTGCAGGATGCGGGGTTCAGTGAGAAGAGAGCCAGGTCCATGGATATTGATGACTTCATGGT ACTACTGCATGCATTCAACTCTGCTGGGATCCATTTCTCTTAA
- the LOC115365718 gene encoding arrestin domain-containing protein 3-like, with protein sequence MTIKNFSIEYDAINSRNTFTNGDTIAGRIIVEVSKEIHIKSLIFIAKAKAKTCWTEHHRNQERRVMLWADEKYYEIKHHILREGRQDSSGVIGQGRHVFPFTFKIPDGKIPSSFKASTGKIVHRLKAELHQSMRVPVKAKTSFTFVSKADMGMPGLMEPQYGCKDRSVTFFGSGNISMEVHTERMGYQQGDALKVTTEISNRSTHSVTPKFVLYEKKSFFARGRRRVNTNDILKQKIEPLASSSKQTVTKVISIPRELPPSILNCSIIKLEYRLKVVLDVSMTKDPEVKLPIVILPHRTGSVSEEQEAYGSKSLTAW encoded by the exons ATGACCATCAAAAACTTCTCAATCGAATATGACGCTATCAACAGCAGAAACACCTTCACAAATGGAGATACCATTGCCGGGAGAATCATTGTGGAGGTTTCAAAGGAAATTCACATCAAATCGCTGATTTTCATTGCCAAGGCAAAAGCTAAGACTTGCTGGACTGAACATCATCGGAATCAAGAGAGGCGTGTTATGCTTTGGGCCGATGAGAAGTACTATGAAATCAAGCACCACATcttgagagagggaagacaagaCA GCTCTGGAGTCATTGGTCAAGGAAGACATGTATTTCCTTTTACTTTCAAGATTCCTGATGG aaaaatacCATCATCATTCAAAGCCAGCACAGGAAAAATCGTCCATCGCCTGAAGGCAGAGCTGCATCAGTCAATGAGGGTGCCAGTAAAAGCTAAAACCAGCTTCACCTTTGTGTCCAAAGCAGACATGGGCATGCCTGGACTTATG GAACCTCAATATGGGTGCAAGGATAGATCGGTCACGTTCTTTGGTTCTGGAAACATCTCAATGGAGGTTCACACGGAGCGGATGGGGTACCAGCAAG GTGACGCACTGAAAGTCACAACTGAAATCAGCAACCGCTCAACTCACTCAGTGACACCAAAGTTCGTACTGTATGAAAAGAAAAGTTTCTTTGCCCGGGGTCGTAGGAGAGTTAACACAAATGACATCCTGAAGCAGAAGATTGAGCCTCTGGCGTCCTCTAGCAAACAGACTGTGACCAAGGTGATCAGCATCCCCAGAGAGCTGCCTCCCTCCATCTTGAACTGCTCCATCATCAAGCTGGAGTACAGGCTGAAG GTTGTGCTTGATGTTTCCATGACCAAAGATCCAGAGGTCAAACTTCCTATTGTAATTCTTCCACACAGAACTGGATCTGTTTCAGAAGAGCAGGAGGCATACGGCAGCAAGTCTCTGACTGCTTGGTGA